In the genome of Acidimicrobiia bacterium, one region contains:
- a CDS encoding mannosyltransferase family protein, translating to MAIGSDVRVREGRPRVRPGRPRPARRDTVLAVARRGPELDAAFAFAGVAVLVYAAVGFSPALLAPVHTNHAFGSTGVAVLDGWMHWDAGWYANVARHGYGYRTGGQSSVAFFPLYPFLMRSVALATRDVLVAGVAVTVASGLASVALFAHWLDGRVETRARALAVSLLLVFPYAYFLYGAVYSDALFLACALGAFVLLEDGRPWAAGVVGALATAARPIGPFLVVGLFARTIELHRQRGEGSAVRAVLPVGTSALGLVAYATYLGARFGDPLAFAHTQTAWGHGWSIATLAKIPLVRDLAHASYPYALVRYAAAPAVTLAALVAIPFVFRRFGVAYGLYALGVVAFPALVTDDLFSMGRFLLAAFPCFAVGGVALARCNRTAGAAVVVASATGLLVVSAMLARGYYLA from the coding sequence ATGGCGATCGGAAGCGATGTGCGTGTGCGGGAGGGGCGACCCCGTGTGCGGCCCGGGCGGCCGCGTCCGGCCCGCCGCGACACCGTCCTCGCGGTAGCCCGGCGCGGACCGGAGCTCGATGCCGCGTTCGCGTTCGCCGGGGTCGCGGTCCTCGTGTACGCGGCCGTCGGCTTCTCGCCGGCCTTGCTCGCGCCGGTGCACACCAACCACGCCTTCGGGTCCACCGGCGTCGCGGTCCTCGACGGGTGGATGCACTGGGACGCGGGTTGGTACGCCAACGTCGCTCGGCACGGGTACGGATACCGCACCGGCGGCCAGTCGAGCGTCGCGTTCTTCCCGCTGTACCCGTTCCTCATGCGGTCGGTCGCGCTCGCGACGCGGGATGTGCTCGTCGCCGGTGTGGCCGTGACCGTCGCGTCCGGGCTCGCGTCCGTCGCGCTGTTCGCGCACTGGCTCGACGGTCGCGTCGAGACGCGCGCGCGTGCGCTCGCCGTCTCGCTGCTGCTCGTGTTCCCGTACGCGTACTTCCTCTACGGCGCGGTCTACTCCGACGCGCTGTTCCTCGCGTGCGCGCTCGGCGCGTTCGTGCTCCTCGAGGACGGGCGACCGTGGGCCGCGGGCGTCGTCGGTGCGCTCGCGACCGCCGCACGTCCGATCGGGCCGTTCCTCGTCGTGGGACTCTTCGCACGCACGATCGAGCTGCACCGGCAGCGGGGGGAGGGGAGCGCGGTTCGCGCCGTCCTCCCGGTCGGGACGTCCGCGCTCGGGCTCGTCGCGTACGCGACCTACCTGGGTGCACGGTTCGGCGACCCGCTCGCGTTCGCGCACACGCAGACGGCATGGGGTCACGGTTGGTCGATCGCCACGCTCGCGAAGATCCCGCTCGTGCGCGACCTTGCGCATGCGTCGTATCCGTACGCGCTCGTGCGCTACGCCGCGGCGCCGGCCGTCACGCTGGCCGCGCTCGTCGCGATCCCGTTCGTGTTCCGGCGCTTCGGTGTCGCGTACGGCCTGTACGCGCTCGGGGTCGTCGCGTTCCCCGCGCTCGTCACCGACGACCTGTTCAGCATGGGCCGCTTCCTGCTCGCCGCCTTTCCGTGCTTC
- a CDS encoding right-handed parallel beta-helix repeat-containing protein has translation MSTVPRPNGTFTVPASIPSDCSRDVTPDLTRWIATIGDGSVLRFTPNGCYRIDATLRIENRNHLTFEGDNATFRAFTDGRELGPSAARARSQFVFAGGSDIAVRDVIVRGANPDAGLDDGAYVADLEAQHGFVIGGTVGIVLDHVQVYDVYGDFVYVGAPSRQVTVENSVFRRNGRQGWTVAGGDQVTFDHDTISDTRRATIDMEPNSVESAQTRITFSNNTIGEGRLFLVSLHGASAPTEDFAFLGNRLVGMPMTIHVEGTPGVRSHFRVIGNTSDTAASQSGGGVIYFDGTSDVVVQRNVVPAQPDRGISGVGLANTTNVDVSGNTFPDAIAPIAFYPGNTNVHAAGNLVGAPLQAFPEFTVASN, from the coding sequence GTGTCTACCGTCCCCCGCCCGAACGGGACCTTCACCGTCCCGGCGTCGATCCCGAGCGACTGCTCGCGGGACGTGACCCCCGACCTGACGCGGTGGATCGCCACGATCGGCGACGGGTCCGTGCTGCGCTTCACGCCCAACGGCTGCTACCGGATCGACGCGACGTTGCGGATCGAGAACCGCAACCACCTGACGTTCGAGGGCGACAACGCGACGTTCCGCGCGTTCACCGACGGACGCGAGCTCGGCCCGTCGGCTGCCCGCGCGCGCAGCCAGTTCGTGTTCGCGGGCGGGTCGGACATCGCCGTGCGCGATGTGATCGTGCGCGGCGCGAACCCGGACGCCGGCCTGGACGACGGCGCGTACGTCGCGGATCTCGAGGCCCAGCACGGCTTCGTGATCGGCGGAACCGTCGGGATCGTCCTCGACCACGTACAGGTCTACGACGTGTACGGGGACTTCGTGTACGTCGGCGCGCCCAGCCGCCAGGTGACCGTCGAGAACTCGGTGTTCCGCCGCAACGGCCGGCAGGGCTGGACGGTCGCCGGCGGTGACCAGGTCACGTTCGACCACGACACGATCAGCGACACCCGCCGGGCGACGATCGACATGGAGCCGAACTCCGTCGAGTCGGCACAGACCCGGATCACGTTCAGCAACAACACGATCGGCGAGGGCCGGTTGTTCCTCGTGTCGCTCCACGGCGCGTCCGCGCCGACCGAGGACTTCGCGTTCCTCGGCAACCGGCTCGTCGGGATGCCGATGACGATCCACGTCGAAGGCACGCCCGGCGTGCGGTCGCACTTCCGCGTGATCGGCAACACGAGCGACACCGCGGCGAGCCAGTCCGGTGGCGGAGTCATCTACTTCGACGGCACGAGCGACGTCGTCGTGCAGCGCAACGTCGTCCCCGCGCAGCCCGATCGCGGGATCTCGGGCGTCGGCCTCGCCAACACGACGAACGTCGACGTGTCGGGCAACACCTTCCCCGACGCGATCGCGCCGATCGCGTTCTACCCCGGCAACACGAACGTGCACGCGGCCGGCAACCTCGTGGGCGCGCCGCTCCAGGCGTTCCCCGAGTTCACGGTGGCCAGCAACTGA